One stretch of Cellulomonas wangsupingiae DNA includes these proteins:
- the pafA gene encoding Pup--protein ligase: MDRRIFGLETEYGVTCAAQDGRGLSADEVARYLFRKVVAWGRSSNVFLRNGSRLYLDVGSHPEYATAECDDWRQLVTHDRAGERILEGLVGDAQQRLEHEGLPGRIHLFKNNTDSAGNSYGCHENYLVRRQGDFARLSDVLVPFLITRQILTGAGKVLTTPRGAVYCLSQRADHIWEAVSSATTRSRPIINTRDEPHADAEHYRRLHVIVGDSSMSETTTMLKVGSTDLLLRLIESGVTMRDMTLENPIRAIREISHDMTGKQPVTLTTGRTVTAIDLQEEYLSRVSDFVAGEVGPSPETKQVLDLWERGLRALRTGDLTLVERELDWVIKYRMIERYRAKHDLELSDVRVQRLDLAYHDISRTEGLYNLLAARGLVERVTTDLDVFEATAVPPQTTRAKLRGDFVRAAQEARRDYTVDWVHLKLNDQAQRTVLCKDPFRSVDERVDRLIESM, translated from the coding sequence ATGGACAGGCGCATCTTCGGTCTGGAGACCGAGTACGGGGTCACGTGCGCGGCGCAGGACGGCCGCGGCCTGTCCGCGGACGAGGTCGCGCGGTACCTGTTCCGCAAGGTCGTCGCGTGGGGGCGCTCGTCGAACGTGTTCCTGCGCAACGGCTCGCGGCTGTACCTCGACGTCGGGTCGCACCCGGAGTACGCGACCGCCGAGTGCGACGACTGGCGCCAGCTGGTCACCCACGACCGGGCGGGTGAGCGGATCCTCGAGGGCCTGGTGGGGGACGCCCAGCAGCGGCTCGAGCACGAAGGGCTGCCCGGGCGCATCCACCTGTTCAAGAACAACACCGACTCGGCCGGCAACTCCTACGGGTGCCACGAGAACTACCTGGTGCGGCGGCAGGGTGACTTCGCCCGCCTGTCGGACGTCCTCGTGCCGTTCCTCATCACCCGGCAGATCCTCACCGGGGCGGGCAAGGTCCTGACGACGCCGCGCGGTGCCGTCTACTGCCTGTCGCAGCGCGCCGACCACATCTGGGAGGCGGTCTCGAGCGCCACGACCCGGTCGCGGCCGATCATCAACACGCGCGACGAGCCGCACGCGGACGCCGAGCACTACCGCCGCCTGCACGTGATCGTGGGCGACTCCTCGATGTCGGAGACGACGACGATGCTCAAGGTCGGGTCGACCGACCTGCTGCTGCGCCTGATCGAGTCCGGCGTCACGATGCGCGACATGACGCTCGAGAACCCGATCCGTGCGATCCGGGAGATCAGCCACGACATGACGGGCAAGCAGCCCGTGACGCTGACGACGGGCCGGACGGTCACCGCGATCGACCTCCAGGAGGAGTACCTCTCGCGCGTGAGCGACTTCGTCGCCGGCGAGGTGGGGCCCTCCCCGGAGACCAAGCAGGTGCTCGACCTGTGGGAGCGCGGGCTGCGGGCGCTGCGCACCGGCGACCTGACGCTCGTCGAGCGCGAGCTCGACTGGGTCATCAAGTACCGCATGATCGAGCGCTACCGCGCGAAGCACGACCTCGAGCTCTCGGACGTGCGCGTGCAGCGCCTCGACCTGGCGTACCACGACATCTCACGCACGGAGGGCCTGTACAACCTCCTCGCGGCACGCGGCCTCGTCGAGCGGGTCACGACCGACCTCGACGTGTTCGAGGCCACCGCGGTACCCCCGCAGACGACGCGTGCGAAGCTGCGGGGCGACTTCGTGCGCGCCGCGCAGGAGGCCCGGCGGGACTACACCGTGGACTGGGTGCACCTCAAGCTCAACGACCAGGCGCAGCGGACGGTCCTGTGCAAGGACCCGTTCCGCAGCGTCGACGAGCGCGTGGACAGGCTCATCGAGTCGATGTGA
- a CDS encoding FKBP-type peptidyl-prolyl cis-trans isomerase has protein sequence MSVRWVAGVRRVVGPAVVALLLAACGAVDAVDPEVTVTGGAGETPTVTYLTPLTVDTTYRQTVWPGTGAELTDGAPVLIDFWLENATDASLVKESYSTSPTPRLLTAEELGTDLYETLQGQQVGARLLQVAPGGAGADYPTVTVLDVLPTRAVGQPVPPSPALPVVTESSDGAFTLTPTGTEPPDDLVVQPLVRGTGAQVATGDVITVQYSGFTWDDGVLFDSTWQHGLPVSFPLSDVPSWAEGLVDQPAGSRVMLVVPPSYSLGVTESEELAGRTVVFVIDILATGNPAQGAP, from the coding sequence GTGAGCGTGCGGTGGGTAGCGGGTGTCCGCCGGGTCGTGGGGCCGGCCGTCGTGGCGCTGCTGCTCGCGGCGTGCGGTGCCGTCGACGCCGTCGACCCGGAGGTCACCGTCACGGGCGGCGCGGGGGAGACCCCCACGGTGACGTACCTGACGCCGCTGACGGTCGACACGACGTACCGGCAGACGGTGTGGCCGGGCACGGGTGCCGAGCTCACGGACGGCGCACCGGTGCTCATCGACTTCTGGCTGGAGAACGCGACGGACGCGAGCCTGGTCAAGGAGAGCTACTCGACGAGCCCGACGCCGCGGCTGCTGACGGCCGAGGAGCTCGGCACGGACCTCTACGAGACGCTCCAGGGCCAGCAGGTCGGCGCGCGGCTGCTCCAGGTGGCGCCGGGCGGGGCGGGCGCGGACTACCCGACGGTCACGGTGCTCGACGTGCTGCCCACGCGCGCGGTCGGTCAGCCGGTGCCACCGTCGCCGGCCCTGCCGGTGGTGACGGAGAGCAGCGACGGTGCCTTCACGCTGACGCCCACGGGTACCGAGCCCCCGGACGACCTGGTGGTCCAGCCCCTCGTGCGCGGCACCGGAGCCCAGGTCGCCACGGGTGACGTCATCACCGTCCAGTACAGCGGCTTCACGTGGGACGACGGGGTCCTGTTCGACTCCACGTGGCAGCACGGCCTGCCCGTGTCGTTCCCGCTCTCGGACGTGCCGTCGTGGGCCGAGGGCCTCGTCGACCAGCCCGCGGGCAGCCGCGTCATGCTCGTCGTGCCGCCGTCGTACTCGCTCGGTGTCACGGAGAGCGAGGAGCTCGCCGGAAGGACGGTGGTGTTCGTGATCGACATCCTCGCGACGGGCAACCCCGCCCAGGGTGCACCGTGA
- a CDS encoding ABC transporter ATP-binding protein, which translates to MAPASTLGVLATLRRGVQVSPELLDGVTVTLALAVVAASARVLVPIAVQQTIDTAVLAPGGVDVSRAAALVGLAAVGLAVGAACSALVNVRLFRSSEAGLLTLRTRAFRHVHDLSVLTQNTERRGSLVSRVTSDVDTISMFVQWGGIMLLVSVLQILVATALMAVYSWQLTLLVWACFIPLLVVLPRLQRGVNHRYAAVREQYGAMLGAVSEAVVGAETIRAYGVAARTQRRIDAAVTATRRAMVRAQSLVAVVFSSGVLVANLVLAVVVVAGTWLGVAGELSVGRVLAFLFLVQLFTGPVQMATEILNELQNAVAGWRRVLGVLETPVDVAEPTGDDAVPSPRGPATVTLERVGYAYPDGPPVLQDVDLHVAAGTSVAVVGATGSGKTTLAKLVARFMDPTSGAVRLDGVDLRRVASHDLRRRVVLVPQEGFLFDGTLAQNVAYGLRDGHGGGPDPEPEVARRVRRVVDELGLDAWVAELPAGLDTPVGQRGELLSAGERQLVALARARLADGDLLLLDEATSAVDPVAEVRIARALRELARGRTTLTIAHRLSTAEAADVVVVVHAGRVVETGTHAELVALGGHYAAMHAAWVAQTR; encoded by the coding sequence ATGGCGCCCGCGAGCACGCTCGGCGTGCTGGCCACGCTGCGGCGCGGGGTGCAGGTGTCCCCGGAGCTCCTCGACGGGGTGACGGTCACGCTCGCGCTGGCGGTCGTCGCGGCCTCCGCCCGGGTGCTCGTGCCGATCGCCGTGCAGCAGACCATCGACACCGCCGTCCTCGCCCCGGGTGGCGTCGACGTGTCCCGTGCCGCCGCCCTGGTCGGGCTCGCGGCCGTCGGCCTGGCGGTCGGCGCGGCGTGCTCCGCGCTGGTCAACGTGCGGCTCTTCCGCTCGAGCGAGGCAGGGCTGCTGACGCTGCGCACCCGCGCGTTCCGGCACGTGCACGACCTGTCGGTGCTCACGCAGAACACCGAGCGGCGCGGCTCGCTCGTCTCCCGCGTCACGTCCGACGTCGACACGATCTCGATGTTCGTGCAGTGGGGCGGCATCATGCTGCTCGTCTCGGTCCTGCAGATCCTCGTCGCGACCGCGCTGATGGCGGTGTACTCCTGGCAGCTCACGCTGCTGGTCTGGGCGTGCTTCATCCCGCTGCTCGTCGTCCTGCCGCGGCTGCAGCGCGGGGTGAACCACCGGTACGCGGCCGTCCGCGAGCAGTACGGCGCCATGCTCGGTGCCGTCTCGGAGGCCGTCGTGGGCGCCGAGACGATCCGCGCGTACGGCGTGGCCGCGCGCACGCAGCGCCGCATCGACGCGGCGGTCACCGCGACCCGGCGGGCGATGGTGCGCGCGCAGAGCCTCGTCGCCGTGGTGTTCTCGTCCGGGGTGCTCGTCGCCAACCTCGTGCTGGCCGTCGTGGTGGTCGCCGGCACGTGGCTCGGCGTCGCGGGGGAGCTGTCCGTCGGCCGCGTGCTGGCCTTCCTCTTCCTCGTGCAGCTGTTCACCGGGCCGGTGCAGATGGCCACCGAGATCCTCAACGAGCTGCAGAACGCCGTGGCCGGCTGGCGCCGCGTGCTCGGCGTCCTGGAGACGCCCGTGGACGTGGCGGAGCCCACCGGCGACGACGCGGTCCCCAGCCCGCGCGGCCCGGCGACGGTGACGCTCGAGCGTGTCGGGTACGCCTACCCGGACGGGCCGCCGGTGCTGCAGGACGTCGACCTGCACGTGGCGGCGGGCACGTCCGTGGCCGTGGTCGGCGCGACCGGCTCGGGCAAGACGACGCTCGCCAAGCTGGTCGCGCGGTTCATGGACCCGACCTCGGGCGCCGTGCGGCTCGACGGCGTGGACCTGCGGCGAGTCGCGTCGCACGACCTGCGACGGCGCGTCGTGCTCGTGCCGCAGGAGGGGTTCCTGTTCGACGGCACGCTCGCCCAGAACGTCGCCTACGGGCTGCGCGACGGCCACGGGGGTGGCCCGGACCCGGAGCCCGAGGTGGCGCGCCGGGTCCGGCGCGTGGTCGACGAGCTCGGGCTGGACGCCTGGGTCGCCGAGCTGCCCGCCGGACTCGACACGCCGGTCGGGCAGCGCGGGGAGCTGCTGTCCGCCGGCGAGCGGCAGCTCGTCGCGCTCGCCCGGGCCCGCCTCGCCGACGGTGACCTGCTGCTGCTCGACGAGGCGACGTCCGCCGTGGACCCCGTGGCGGAGGTGCGGATCGCCCGCGCGCTGCGTGAGCTCGCACGTGGACGCACCACGCTGACGATCGCGCACCGCCTCTCGACCGCCGAGGCCGCGGACGTCGTGGTCGTCGTGCACGCGGGCCGGGTCGTCGAGACGGGCACGCACGCCGAGCTGGTCGCCCTGGGCGGCCACTACGCCGCGATGCACGCCGCCTGGGTGGCGCAGACCCGCTGA
- the prcA gene encoding proteasome subunit alpha produces the protein MSMPFYVSPEQLMKDRADYARKGIARGRSVVVLQYDDGIVFATENPSRALHKISEIYDRIAFAAVGKYNEFENLRVAGVRYADLRGYSYDRVDVTARGLANAYAQTLGTVFTTESKPLEVELVVVEVGREPAGDQIYRLAYDGSVTDEHGWVVMGGQAERLAGVLGREWRAGMTLAEALGLAVRVLGSAADDADARVLGAAQLEVAVLDRTRPRRAFRRLTGALLEDVLGGAAAPAGGDAPPAP, from the coding sequence ATGAGCATGCCGTTCTACGTCTCGCCCGAGCAGCTCATGAAGGACCGGGCGGACTACGCCCGCAAGGGCATCGCCCGGGGCCGGTCCGTCGTCGTGCTGCAGTACGACGACGGCATCGTGTTCGCGACCGAGAACCCGTCGCGCGCGCTGCACAAGATCTCCGAGATCTACGACCGCATCGCGTTCGCCGCCGTCGGCAAGTACAACGAGTTCGAGAACCTGCGGGTCGCCGGCGTGCGGTACGCGGACCTGCGCGGGTACTCCTACGACCGCGTCGACGTCACGGCGCGCGGCCTGGCCAACGCGTACGCCCAGACGCTGGGCACCGTCTTCACCACGGAGTCCAAGCCGCTGGAGGTCGAGCTGGTCGTCGTCGAGGTCGGGCGCGAGCCCGCGGGCGACCAGATCTACCGCCTGGCGTACGACGGCTCCGTGACCGACGAGCACGGCTGGGTCGTCATGGGCGGCCAGGCGGAGCGCCTGGCCGGCGTGCTGGGCAGGGAGTGGCGCGCCGGCATGACGCTCGCGGAGGCGCTCGGACTGGCCGTGCGGGTGCTCGGCTCCGCGGCCGACGACGCCGACGCCCGCGTGCTGGGTGCCGCCCAGCTCGAGGTCGCGGTGCTGGACCGCACACGCCCGCGGCGGGCCTTCCGTCGGCTGACGGGCGCCCTGCTGGAGGACGTGCTCGGCGGGGCGGCAGCCCCGGCGGGCGGGGACGCGCCACCCGCACCCTGA
- the hisF gene encoding imidazole glycerol phosphate synthase subunit HisF, translating into MTLALRVIPCLDVDAGRVVKGVNFENLRDAGDPVELARRYDAEGADELTFLDVSASSSDRETTYDVVRRTAGEVFVPLTVGGGVRSPEDVDRLLRAGADKVGVNTAAIARPELITQIADRFGSQVLVLSVDARRTTGDVRTDSGYEVTTHGGRRGTGIDAVEWAHRAVELGVGEVLLNSMDADGTTTGFDLPMIADVRARVGVPLIASGGAGTVEHFVEAARAGADAVLAASVFHFGTLTIGQVKDGLRAAGVVVR; encoded by the coding sequence GTGACGCTCGCGCTGCGGGTGATCCCGTGCCTCGACGTCGACGCGGGCCGGGTCGTCAAGGGCGTGAACTTCGAGAACCTGCGGGACGCCGGTGACCCGGTCGAGCTGGCGCGACGCTACGACGCGGAAGGTGCCGACGAGCTGACGTTCCTCGACGTCTCCGCGTCGTCGTCCGACCGTGAGACGACGTACGACGTCGTGCGCCGCACGGCGGGCGAGGTCTTCGTGCCCCTGACGGTCGGCGGCGGCGTCCGCTCGCCGGAGGACGTCGACCGCCTGCTGCGGGCGGGCGCGGACAAGGTCGGTGTCAACACCGCGGCCATCGCCCGTCCCGAGCTCATCACGCAGATCGCTGACCGGTTCGGTTCGCAGGTCCTCGTGCTGTCGGTGGACGCGCGCCGCACGACCGGCGACGTGCGCACCGACTCCGGCTACGAGGTCACGACCCACGGCGGGCGGCGCGGCACCGGCATCGACGCCGTCGAGTGGGCGCACCGCGCCGTCGAGCTGGGTGTCGGCGAGGTGCTGCTCAACTCGATGGACGCCGACGGCACCACGACGGGCTTCGACCTGCCGATGATCGCCGACGTGCGCGCCCGTGTGGGCGTGCCGCTGATCGCGTCCGGCGGGGCCGGGACGGTCGAGCACTTCGTCGAGGCGGCACGCGCCGGGGCCGACGCGGTGCTCGCCGCGAGCGTCTTCCACTTCGGCACGCTCACGATCGGGCAGGTCAAGGACGGCCTGCGCGCCGCGGGCGTCGTGGTGCGCTGA
- the hisI gene encoding phosphoribosyl-AMP cyclohydrolase, translating to MPQTPPTTTPDGPVTRSALDPAIAARLRRDDAGLVAAIVQQHDTREVLMLGWMDDEALHRTLTTGRVTFWSRSRQEYWRKGDTSGHVQHVRSVALDCDGDALLVTVDQVGAACHTGTRTCFEAGGALPVTAPQETPRGARP from the coding sequence GTGCCGCAGACCCCGCCCACCACCACGCCCGACGGCCCCGTGACGCGCAGCGCCCTCGACCCCGCGATCGCCGCCCGCCTGCGCCGCGACGACGCCGGCCTCGTGGCCGCGATCGTCCAGCAGCACGACACCCGCGAGGTGCTGATGCTCGGCTGGATGGACGACGAGGCGCTGCACCGCACGCTCACGACCGGCCGGGTGACGTTCTGGAGCAGGTCGCGCCAGGAGTACTGGCGCAAGGGGGACACGTCCGGCCACGTGCAGCACGTGCGCTCGGTGGCCCTCGACTGCGACGGCGACGCCCTGCTCGTGACGGTCGACCAGGTGGGGGCCGCCTGCCACACCGGCACCCGCACCTGCTTCGAGGCGGGCGGCGCGCTGCCCGTCACCGCCCCGCAGGAGACCCCCCGAGGAGCCCGGCCGTGA
- a CDS encoding TIGR03085 family metal-binding protein, which yields MTWHETERGWLADALRAADPDDPTLCEGWQARHLAAHLVLREHPGAASSAVRGGLAAATERLAATASDPEGYAALVDRFAAPPPRWSPVAWAGDAVNATEYFVHTEDVRRGAGAAEPRDLPDDLAEVLWGQLLRMAPLRLRRLGPGVVLVRHDDVRSAVHAPRAGHGAVVLRGDVGELVLAVSGRLQAADVRVDGAPDDVAAVRDLLTGP from the coding sequence ATGACGTGGCACGAGACCGAACGAGGCTGGCTCGCCGACGCGCTGCGCGCCGCGGACCCGGACGACCCGACCCTCTGCGAGGGGTGGCAGGCCCGCCACCTGGCGGCGCACCTCGTGCTGCGCGAGCACCCCGGCGCCGCGTCGTCGGCCGTGCGGGGCGGCCTCGCCGCCGCGACGGAGCGGCTCGCCGCGACGGCGAGCGACCCGGAGGGCTACGCGGCGCTGGTCGACCGCTTCGCGGCTCCTCCCCCGCGCTGGAGCCCGGTCGCCTGGGCGGGCGACGCCGTGAACGCGACGGAGTACTTCGTCCACACCGAGGACGTCCGCCGCGGCGCCGGCGCGGCCGAACCCCGCGACCTGCCCGACGACCTGGCCGAGGTCCTGTGGGGCCAGCTCCTGCGCATGGCCCCGTTGCGGCTGCGCCGGCTGGGTCCCGGGGTCGTGCTCGTGCGGCACGACGACGTGCGCTCGGCCGTGCACGCCCCGCGCGCGGGGCACGGTGCGGTCGTGCTGCGCGGTGACGTCGGTGAGCTGGTGCTCGCCGTGTCGGGCCGCCTGCAGGCGGCCGACGTCCGCGTCGACGGCGCACCGGACGACGTCGCGGCCGTCAGGGACCTGCTCACCGGCCCCTGA
- a CDS encoding ABC transporter ATP-binding protein translates to MPARPPTPAAPRSALQGSAARRSAALVWRGMRAHPRTYLAAVGTSALFGALTVAVSRVLGAVTDQVVVPALAGSQAAQGRIWGAGAVVAAVALALAVSVAGRRIFAGIGVADIQADHRRAVTRQYLRLPMPWHRRHPTGQLLSNAGSDVEAATGVFNPLPFALGVVVMIVVATVALLRTDVWLAVAALVVLPLAVVANLVFQRRMTPAITRAQQLRAEVADVAHESFEAASLVKSLGTEDREDARFADRARALRDANVRVGVVRAVFDPVIDLLPNLGTLLVLLVGTQRVAAGAIGTGDVVAAAYLLTLLAVPVRAFGWVLGELPRGLVGHDRISRVLDAQGVPVEGRRRLPHDGGGADVRLRGVHLQVPAADGDVELLHDVDLHVTPGRTLAVVGPTGSGKSTLVGLVPRLADPSRGVVEIDGCDVREIAPADLAAQVGYVSQSAFVFEDTVRGNVALTDPGDPGAPDDEQVWAALAAARVDDVVRALPGGLDAPLGERGANLSGGQRQRLALARALVRRPRVLVLDDATSAVDPAVERAILTGLRPAADEPGPTVLLVAYRMSSVLLADEVVHVDGGRVVDRGTHAELLARDPGYRELATAYERESQRRERERADEEAAAVWDEDATTGGGRR, encoded by the coding sequence GTGCCCGCGCGCCCGCCCACCCCCGCCGCCCCGCGCTCCGCGCTGCAGGGGTCCGCCGCGCGGCGCTCGGCCGCCCTGGTCTGGCGGGGCATGCGCGCCCACCCGCGCACGTACCTGGCGGCCGTCGGGACGTCCGCGCTCTTCGGGGCCCTGACGGTCGCGGTGAGCCGCGTGCTGGGCGCGGTCACGGACCAGGTCGTGGTGCCCGCGCTGGCGGGATCGCAGGCGGCGCAGGGACGGATCTGGGGCGCCGGCGCCGTCGTCGCCGCGGTGGCGCTCGCGCTGGCCGTGTCCGTCGCCGGGCGCCGGATCTTCGCGGGCATCGGTGTGGCCGACATCCAGGCGGACCACCGTCGCGCGGTGACGCGTCAGTACCTGCGCCTGCCGATGCCGTGGCACCGCCGTCACCCCACCGGCCAGCTGCTGTCCAACGCCGGGTCGGACGTCGAGGCCGCGACCGGGGTGTTCAACCCCCTGCCGTTCGCGCTCGGCGTCGTCGTGATGATCGTCGTCGCCACGGTCGCGCTGCTGCGGACCGACGTGTGGCTCGCGGTCGCCGCGCTCGTCGTGCTGCCGCTCGCCGTGGTCGCGAACCTGGTCTTCCAGCGGCGGATGACACCGGCGATCACCCGCGCCCAGCAGCTGCGGGCCGAGGTCGCCGACGTCGCGCACGAGAGCTTCGAGGCCGCGAGCCTCGTCAAGTCGCTGGGCACCGAGGACCGTGAGGACGCCCGGTTCGCCGACCGGGCGCGCGCCCTGCGCGACGCGAACGTGCGGGTGGGCGTCGTCCGGGCGGTGTTCGACCCCGTGATCGACCTGCTCCCGAACCTCGGCACCCTGCTCGTCCTGCTGGTCGGGACGCAGCGCGTGGCCGCCGGGGCGATCGGCACGGGCGACGTCGTCGCCGCGGCGTACCTCCTGACCTTGCTGGCCGTGCCCGTGCGCGCCTTCGGGTGGGTGCTCGGCGAGCTCCCGCGCGGGCTCGTCGGCCACGACCGCATCTCGCGGGTGCTCGACGCGCAGGGCGTGCCCGTCGAGGGCCGGAGGCGGCTGCCCCACGACGGTGGCGGCGCCGACGTGCGCCTGCGGGGCGTGCACCTGCAGGTGCCCGCCGCGGACGGCGACGTCGAGCTGCTGCACGACGTCGACCTGCACGTCACGCCCGGCCGCACGCTCGCGGTGGTGGGGCCGACGGGCTCGGGCAAGTCGACGCTCGTCGGGCTGGTCCCGCGGCTGGCGGACCCCTCGCGGGGTGTGGTCGAGATCGACGGGTGCGACGTGCGCGAGATCGCCCCGGCGGACCTCGCCGCGCAGGTGGGCTACGTGAGCCAGTCGGCGTTCGTCTTCGAGGACACGGTCCGCGGGAACGTCGCGCTCACCGACCCCGGCGACCCCGGGGCGCCGGACGACGAGCAGGTCTGGGCCGCGCTGGCGGCCGCACGCGTCGACGACGTGGTCCGGGCGCTGCCCGGTGGTCTGGACGCACCCCTCGGTGAGCGCGGGGCGAACCTGTCGGGGGGGCAGCGCCAGCGTCTGGCGCTCGCGCGCGCCCTCGTGCGGCGCCCCCGCGTGCTGGTCCTCGACGACGCGACCTCGGCGGTGGACCCGGCGGTGGAGCGCGCCATCCTCACCGGGCTGCGCCCGGCCGCCGACGAGCCGGGCCCGACGGTGCTCCTGGTCGCCTACCGGATGTCGTCGGTGCTGCTCGCCGACGAGGTCGTGCACGTCGACGGCGGACGGGTCGTCGACCGCGGCACGCACGCGGAGCTGCTCGCGCGCGACCCGGGCTACCGCGAGCTCGCGACGGCGTACGAGCGTGAGTCCCAGCGACGTGAGCGGGAGCGCGCCGACGAGGAGGCCGCCGCCGTGTGGGACGAGGACGCCACGACCGGAGGGGGACGCAGGTGA
- a CDS encoding anthranilate synthase component I has translation MTPTPASTAPRVTAADLPWGATWPTPEGFRELAEQRRVVPVVRRLLADDVTPVGLYRTLAAGRPGTFVLESAESDGTWGRWSFVGVASRASLSVRDGRAVWSGDVPVGVPTDGDVLDVVGRTLEVLHTPRVEGLPPLTGGLVGVLGWDVVHRWEPTLPALAPEELGIPEVTLLLASDLAAVDHVDGSVWLVANAINFDATDERVDDAYADALRRLDDMQAALRRPAPPAPAVIDVDAAVPELEFRSTREEFEESVRRGQAAIRDGDVFQVVLSQRLDLDCPAEPLDVYRVLRTVNPSPYMYLLALQDADGRDFAVVGSSPETLVKVSDSHVTTFPIAGSRPRGATPEEDRALQDEVLADPKERAEHIMLVDLSRNDMVKVCEPTSVEVVEFMAVRRFSHIMHICSTVVGRLRAGSTALATLIATFPAGTLSGAPKPRAIELIDELEPARRGVYGGTVGYFDFAGDMDMAIAIRTAVIRDGRASVQAGGGIVADSVPALEYAESRNKAEAVVRAVQLAARLRRDAP, from the coding sequence GTGACCCCGACGCCCGCTTCCACCGCACCCCGCGTGACCGCCGCGGACCTGCCGTGGGGCGCCACCTGGCCGACCCCCGAGGGGTTCCGCGAGCTCGCGGAGCAGCGGCGCGTCGTGCCGGTGGTGCGCAGGCTCCTCGCGGACGACGTGACACCCGTCGGGCTCTACCGCACGCTGGCGGCCGGGCGACCGGGCACCTTCGTGCTGGAGTCCGCCGAGTCCGACGGGACGTGGGGGCGGTGGTCGTTCGTGGGTGTCGCGTCGCGCGCGAGCCTGTCCGTGCGCGACGGGCGCGCGGTGTGGTCCGGCGACGTGCCGGTCGGCGTGCCCACCGATGGCGACGTGCTCGACGTGGTCGGACGGACGCTCGAGGTGCTGCACACACCGCGCGTCGAGGGCCTGCCGCCGCTGACGGGCGGGCTCGTGGGCGTCCTGGGCTGGGACGTCGTGCACCGCTGGGAGCCCACGCTGCCCGCGCTCGCGCCGGAGGAGCTGGGGATCCCCGAGGTCACGCTCCTGCTGGCGAGCGACCTGGCCGCCGTCGACCACGTCGACGGCTCGGTGTGGCTGGTCGCCAACGCCATCAACTTCGACGCCACCGACGAGCGCGTCGACGACGCGTACGCCGACGCGCTGCGGCGGCTGGACGACATGCAGGCCGCGCTGCGCCGGCCCGCGCCCCCGGCGCCCGCCGTCATCGACGTGGACGCCGCCGTGCCCGAGCTCGAGTTCCGCAGCACGCGCGAGGAGTTCGAGGAGTCGGTGCGGCGCGGCCAGGCGGCGATCCGGGACGGCGACGTGTTCCAGGTCGTGCTGTCGCAGCGCCTCGACCTCGACTGCCCGGCCGAGCCGCTGGACGTGTACCGCGTGCTGCGCACCGTCAACCCGAGCCCCTACATGTACCTGCTCGCGCTGCAGGACGCCGACGGGCGCGACTTCGCCGTCGTCGGGTCGAGCCCGGAGACGCTCGTCAAGGTCAGCGACAGCCACGTCACGACGTTCCCCATCGCCGGGTCGCGGCCGCGGGGGGCGACGCCCGAGGAGGACCGGGCGCTGCAGGACGAGGTCCTGGCCGACCCCAAGGAGCGCGCCGAGCACATCATGCTCGTCGACCTGTCCCGCAACGACATGGTCAAGGTCTGCGAGCCGACGAGCGTCGAGGTCGTGGAGTTCATGGCCGTGCGCCGGTTCTCGCACATCATGCACATCTGCTCGACGGTCGTCGGCCGGCTGCGCGCCGGGTCGACGGCGCTCGCGACGCTCATCGCGACCTTCCCCGCCGGCACGCTGTCGGGCGCGCCCAAGCCCCGCGCGATCGAGCTGATCGACGAGCTCGAGCCCGCCCGGCGCGGCGTGTACGGGGGCACCGTCGGGTACTTCGACTTCGCCGGTGACATGGACATGGCGATCGCGATCCGCACCGCGGTGATCCGTGACGGCCGCGCGAGCGTCCAGGCCGGCGGCGGCATCGTCGCGGACTCCGTGCCCGCGCTGGAGTACGCGGAGTCGCGCAACAAGGCCGAGGCAGTCGTCCGTGCGGTGCAGCTCGCGGCGCGCCTGCGACGCGACGCGCCGTGA